One genomic window of Lytechinus variegatus isolate NC3 chromosome 1, Lvar_3.0, whole genome shotgun sequence includes the following:
- the LOC121415648 gene encoding zinc finger protein 862-like has translation MMEMNYKVYKVSPKLYRELQEMAELMGAKVRKPNRTQGTRWLAHLGNALDAILKNYAPLISHLEDLVADRRSSADLQGKARRILKIITDFPTLKFMFFLQDILDSMSKLSKNLQKDSSSLAEASRAVDATSFQLGNLGREAGKHLQSFLEEMRGSDDQTSFRGHELKRVEMEDKFDRNRSDVVNKLQRHLTKRFESLRQDEVSAATTILNTIQWPQTSDELESYGNTSVDFVCRHFKAILEHHKCELESIMYEWQEAKLYISGLPRARQQSAWKDIIMDEELRAKIPNLLHIVEILLVLPISTAACERGFSCMKRVKSDWRSSLTVDMLSKLMFVVLNGPEVKDFNAAGALKVWWKSERTRRTDYMD, from the exons ATGATGGAGATGAATTACAAGGTGTATAAGGTTTCTCCAAAGCTTTATAGAGAGTTGCAGGAGATGGCGGAACTGATGGGTGCAAAGGTCAGAAAACCAAATCGCACTCAGGGAACCAGGTGGCTGGCACATCTTGGAAATGCTCTGGATGCAATCCTGAAAAACTATGCCCCGCTGATAAGCCACCTAGAGGATCTTGTTGCAGACCGGCGATCGAGTGCTGATCTTCAAGGCAAAGCCAGACGCATCCTGAAGATCATAACTGATTTCCCGACACTTAAGTTCATGTTCTTCTTGCAAGACATCCTTGACAGTATGAGCAA GCTGAGCAAGAATCTACAAAAAGATTCATCTAGCCTTGCTGAAGCTTCACGTGCAGTAGATGCAACCTCCTTCCAGCTTGGAAATTTGGGAAGGGAGGCAGGGAAACACCTTCAGTCATTCTTAGAGGAGATGAGGGGATCAGATGACCAAACTTCATTCAGGGGGCATGAACTGAAGAGGGTTGAGATGGAAGACAAATTCGACAGAAACag GTCAGATGTGGTGAATAAACTTCAGAGGCACCTCACCAAGCGCTTTGAAAGTTTAAGGCAAGACGAAGTGTCCGCAGCTACTACCATCTTGAACACCATCCAGTGGCCCCAAACATCTGATGAATTGGAGTCGTATGGAAATACTTCAGTTGACTTTGTGTGTCGGCATTTTAAGGCAATCCTGGAGCATCATAAGTGTGAGTTGGAAAGCATTATGTATGAGTGGCAGGAGGCCAAGCTATACATCTCTGGCCTCCCAAGAGCAAGACAGCAGAGTGCTTGGAAGGACATTATAATGGATGAAGAGCTGCGAGCAAAGATTCCAAACTTACTTCACATTGTGGAGATACTTCTGGTTCTTCCCATTTCTACAGCGGCTTGTGAAAGAGGCTTCAGTTGTATGAAGCGGGTGAAATCCGACTGGCGATCATCTTTGACAGTTGATATGCTCTCTAAGTTGATGTTTGTTGTGTTAAATGGCCCAGAGGTGAAAGACTTCAATGCAGCCGGTGCACTCAAAGTATGGTGGAAGTCAGAGAGAACACGGCGCACCGACTACATGGATTAG
- the LOC121430875 gene encoding uncharacterized protein LOC121430875 produces the protein MAATQFGSIIHEILNMLSSYTSMINSDIGKCCHCMNDINESDTYVTCESCNNHFHVACEGYLSNDKLADQKLVWICPCCGHSNIGNRIFDRVCIPSHYNRYEPLMSADVDDDNDNENMEIFKDTRRKRRAKKRYVKVKKSTVFAEQCSRCENGVTNNLSHFIDENLLIDELDNNWVKVKCKRAKLMARKGEERLHSNSEQGNEQDRRQKRSVNGVLLESGVTYIGKAFKTFYGSHKRKNTVHEKECKVKQKMKEKDVSLQSYAENILSIYACSVQSLHSMKVYNEACEEMKRMQNQSYADVTANLSPLSKPDSDQRCNQRTCNILEKMQDLRLYRVYAGGKRGRGRKRNMKGQFMKRGGGGGGGISAGPKCGDRGGPTVFNCTKGSDVHSITSADTIKVDTSSSSLSSSESDSSFGICRKRPRLDALSESSSFTDNSSETSEGSKGKD, from the exons atggctgCCACTCAATTCGGCTCAATTATTCATGAGATTCTAAACATGCTTTCCAGTTACACATCAATGATCAACTCAGATATTGGTAAATGTTGTCATTGCATGAATGACATCAATGAAAGTGACACTTATGTAACATGTGAATCTTGCAACAACCATTTTCATGTGGCTTGTGAGGGATACTTGAGCAATGACAAACTTGCTGATCAGAAATTGGTTTGGATTTGCCCATGCTGTGGCCATAGCAACATTGGTAATCGAATATTTGACAGAGTATGTATTCCATCTCATTATAACAGATATGAGCCTCTCATGTCGgcagatgttgatgatgacaatgacaatgagaACATGGAAATCTTCAAAGACACAAGACGAAAAAGGAGAGCAAAGAAGAGGTATGTTAAAGTAAAAAAGAGCACAGTGTTTGCAGAGCAATGCAGCAGATGTGAAAATGGTGTAACAAACAATCTGTCTCATTTCATAGATGAAAATTTGCTCATTGACGAACTTGACAATAACTGGGTGAAGGTGAAATGCAAGAGAGCAAAATTAATGGctagaaaaggagaagaaagattGCATTCCAATTCAGAACAAGGAAATGAACAGGACAGAAGGCAGAAAAGATCAGTCAATGGTGTATTGTTGGAATCAGGTGTTACCTACATTGGCAAAGCATTCAAGACGTTTTATGGGAGTCATAAGAGAAAAAACACAGTACATGAAAAAGAGTGTAAGGTGAAGcagaagatgaaagaaaaagatgtcAGTTTGCAATCCTATGCAGAAAATATATTGAGCATTTATGCTTGCAGTGTGCAATCTCTACATTCTATGAAGGTTTACAATGAAGCCTgtgaagaaatgaaaagaatgcaAAATCAATCATACGCTGACGTAACTGCTAATTTGTCTCCATTGTCAAAACCTGATTCTGATCAACGCTGTAATCAAAGAACTTGCAACATTCTGGAAAAGATGCAGGATTTGAGACTATACAGGGTCTATGCAGGAGGTAAAAGAGGAAGAGGTCGAAAAAGGAACATGAAAGGTCAGTTTatgaaacggggggggggggggggggggggg ATTAGTGCTGGTCCCAAGTGTGGGGATAGAGGAGGCCCAACTGTATTCAATTGTACCAAAG GTTCAGATGTACATAGCATCACAAGTGCAGACACTATCAAGGTGGATACCAGCTCCTCTTCCCTGAGTAGCTCAGAATCTGATTCAAGTTTTGGCATCTGCAGAAAGAGACCACGATTAGATGCCCTCAGTGAATCAAGTTCATTCACTGACAACTCTTCTGAG ACCTCTGAGGGTAGCAAGGGAAAGGACTaa